In Methanobacterium sp., the DNA window CGTTGGGGTAAATATCTGGGATTATCCTGGAATGAAATAGAAAAGACAGAAGAAAAGTATTCTAAAAATAATTTAATGGATGTATCAATCTTTACTGCAAGGGCTCTTCCTATAGTGCCCAGTGTTGTTATCAGTGCATTTTGCGGTTTTATTAAGTTTGATATTAAAAGATATATTACTGTAACTTTTTTAGGGACTTTAGTGAGGGCATTTATTTTAGGATTTATAGCATGGCAGTTTGGAAGTTTATATAGAGCCATAGAATCGGAATTGGCAATTTCAGAAGAAATAGTGGTAATTAGTTTAATAATGGTCGTGATAGGCTTTATTATTTACAAAAAATATAAAAAATAGAATTTAAAAGAGTTTTTGTAAGGAATTAAATGGAAAACTCTTTTAAACATTAATATACTAAAATTAATTATAACAAACTAAAATGTTTTTATATGGTGGATAAGTTCATG includes these proteins:
- a CDS encoding VTT domain-containing protein, producing MFAELTLFLEEFIINYGSLGIFFGSILEEIIAPIPSTAVIMGSSFFIMENSQISFQAFEKLFINIALPAAAGVTIGSLLIYGVVYKLGKPFVDRWGKYLGLSWNEIEKTEEKYSKNNLMDVSIFTARALPIVPSVVISAFCGFIKFDIKRYITVTFLGTLVRAFILGFIAWQFGSLYRAIESELAISEEIVVISLIMVVIGFIIYKKYKK